Proteins encoded together in one Leishmania infantum JPCM5 genome chromosome 20 window:
- a CDS encoding ribosomal protein S11 homolog, which translates to MHRPSRKHVNKSGHIRYSKKIGLGFKTPAKALNGKYIDRKCPFTSNVVIRGRILRGVVHSTKMHRTIIIRRNYLHFIKKYQRYQKRHKSLAVHCSPAFDPKQGDEVVIGQCRPLSKTIRYNVLEVVSKSSADKMGKKFAKN; encoded by the coding sequence ATGCACCGCCCAAGCCGCAAGCACGTCAACAAGTCCGGCCACATCCGCTATTCCAAGAAGATCGGTCTGGGCTTCAAGACCCCGGCGAAGGCGCTGAACGGCAAGTACATCGATCGCAAGTGCCCCTTCACGAGCAACGTCGTGATCCGCGGCCGCATCCTGCGCGGCGTTGTGCACTCCACCAAGATGCACCGCACCATCATCATCCGCCGCAACTACCTGCACTTCATCAAGAAGTACCAGCGTTACCAGAAGCGCCACAAGTCCCTGGCCGTACACTGCAGCCCCGCCTTCGACCCGAAGCAAGGTGATGAGGTCGTCATTGGCCAGTGCCGCCCGCTGAGCAAGACGATCCGCTACAACGTCTTGGAGGTGGTGTCGAAGAGCTCTGCCGACAAGATGGGCAAGAAGTTCGCCAAGAACTAA
- the REL2 gene encoding mitochondrial RNA ligase 2 encodes MFRRCLLTRLVRRSLVLFSDEKEALFERYSEIENAHSRRIEALKDAGLFNDEWIATEKVHGANFGIYSTEHGKTIQYAKRSGIMPPYEHFFGYHILIPDLVRYAKQGRELLTEQLGMSPSTVIINGELFGGKYDHPSVPKRRQNVMVAGRPRTITAVQNNAFPQYCPDLHFYAFDIKYRRTEEEEYCTMTYDQALAIFEKISGLLYAKAIIRGPLSKVAAFDVENFVTTIPPLVGMGDYPLKGNWAEGLVVKHCRRGEPGFDAKGLTIMKFKCTAFQEISTDRRQGPRVDALEEVRRQSIKVSGVQLPDMESVIRDPEVRQATHHLLDHVCENRLQSVLSKIGTGPFETQSMTPTELSTLLAKDALKDFLKEADAKIVNTPLLVRREMARYVLFEARRYVASRWKDVVGQQREADGES; translated from the coding sequence ATGTTTCGGCGATGCCTGCTTACACGGCTCGTGCGTCGCTCGCTGGTCCTCTTTTCGGATGAAAAAGAAGCACTTTTCGAGCGGTATAGCGAGATTGAAAACGCCCACTCGCGACGCATTGAAGCACTGAAGGACGCGGGTCTCTTCAATGATGAGTGGATTGCCACGGAGAAGGTGCATGGCGCCAACTTCGGCATCTACTCAACAGAGCATGGGAAGACTATTCAGTACGCGAAGCGGAGCGGCATCATGCCACCGTACGAGCACTTTTTCGGCTACCACATCCTCATACCTGATCTCGTGAGGTATGCCAAGCAAGGGCGAGAACTGCTTACGGAACAGCTCGGCATGTCGCCCAGCACCGTAATCATCAACGGTGAGCTCTTTGGTGGCAAGTACGACCATCCGAGCGTgccgaagcggcggcagaacGTGATGGTGGCCGGCAGGCCACGCACCATCACGGCTGTGCAGAACAATGCCTTTCCTCAGTACTGCCCAGACCTGCATTTCTACGCCTTTGACATCAAGTACCGGAGGACCGAAGAGGAGGAGTACTGCACCATGACATACGACCAAGCCTTGGCCATCTTCGAGAAAATTTCGGGCCTTCTCTACGCGAAGGCTATCATTCGAGGGCCGCTGAGCAAGGTGGCCGCGTTCGACGTGGAAAACTTCGTCACGACAATTCCGCCGCTGGTGGGCATGGGCGACTACCCGCTCAAGGGGAACTGGGCGGAGGGCCTCGTTGTAAAAcactgccgtcgcggcgAGCCCGGCTTCGACGCAAAGGGCCTCACCATCATGAAGTTCAAGTGCACTGCCTTCCAGGAAATCTCGACCGATCGCCGCCAGGGACCGCGCGTAgacgcgctggaggaggttcGGCGGCAGTCCATAAAAGTCTCCGGCGTACAGCTGCCGGACATGGAGAGCGTCATTCGCGACCCCGAGGTGCGCCAAGCGACACATCACCTGCTCGACCACGTGTGTGAGAATCGCCTCCAGAGTGTCTTGTCCAAGATCGGTACAGGCCCGTTCGAGACGCAGTCCATGACCCCCACAGAGCTCTCCACGCTGCTAGCAAAGGATGCGCTGAAGGACTTCTTGAAGGAGGCGGATGCAAAGATCGTCAACACGCCGCTACTCGTGCGCCGCGAGATGGCCCGCTACGTTCTTTTTGAGGCGCGCAGGTACGTAGCCAGTAGATGGAAGGACGTCGTTGGGCAGCAAAGGGAGGCAGACGGGGAGTCGTGA
- a CDS encoding putative ribosome biogenesis protein, with the protein MAGAGKKRSRAAQAEAAPAAEAAQPQVEPPADMADSTKAMVNREEEMVGQLHVQRAQTTKKMTNRQKMLVLGARSMTSKDRHLLLDLRGLMPHSREHPKIGRTNTLGDDLIELCGLHQCNSVMFVEPHRNDVSYLWIGQAPSGPSIKMQINNVHTADEIRMAGNCLKYSRPLLHFDRDFELHPHLRVAKSLLHMAFNTPRYHPKSKPFVDRIMSFLWLDNHIWVRNYQIVPTSPPSLMEIGPRFTLEPVAIFNGCCKGSVLWKSATARPPTEQRRDRKLRRLEKQQVNEVIKEKSEKHKALHPAPSADPLDLVFRD; encoded by the coding sequence ATGGCAGGTGCAGGTAAGAAGCGCTCTCGCGCTGCACAggcagaagcggcgccggcagctgaGGCTGCACAGCCCCAAGTGGAGCCCCCGGCTGACATGGCGGACTCCACCAAGGCGATGGTGAACCGCGAGGAAGAGATGGTCGGCCAGCTGcacgtgcagcgcgcgcagacgACAAAGAAGATGACGAATCGGCAGAAGATGCTGGTTCTCGGTGCCCGTAGCATGACGAGCAAGGATCGCCACCTGCTGCTCGACCTGCGTGGCCTCATGCCGCACTCCCGCGAACATCCGAAGATTGGACGCACGAACACCCTTGGCGATGACCTCATCGAGCTGTGCGGACTGCATCAATGCAATAGCGTTATGTTCGTCGAGCCGCATCGCAACGATGTCAGTTACCTGTGGATCGGACAGGCCCCCAGCGGTCCGAGCATCAAGATGCAGATAAACAACGTGCACACGGCGGACGAGATTCGTATGGCGGGCAACTGCCTCAAGTACAGTCGTCCGCTTCTCCACTTCGACCGCGACTTTGAGCTACACCCGCACCTGCGTGTGGCCAAGTCGTTGCTGCACATGGCCTTCAACACGCCCCGCTACCACCCCAAGTCAAAGCCGTTTGTAGACCGCATCATGTCGTTCCTGTGGCTCGACAACCACATTTGGGTGCGTAACTATCAAATCGTGCCAACGAGCCCGCCGTCGCTGATGGAGATCGGGCCCCGCTTCACCTTGGAGCCGGTGGCAATCTTCAACGGATGCTGCAAGGGAAGCGTGCTGTGGAagagcgcgacggcgcggccaccaacggagcagcgccgcgaccgcAAACTGCGTCGCCTCGAGAAGCAGCAGGTCAACGAGGTGATCAAAGAGAAGTCCGAGAAGCACAAGGCGCTGCATCCGGCACCTAGCGCCGACCCGCTCGACCTCGTCTTCCGCGACTGA
- a CDS encoding putative soluble n-ethylmaleimide sensitive factor, with translation MSSADSMFADADKKTKKMFFKDFEGAFDLFNRAGVRYKLDKDYMRAGEAYSRAGDCAVKLGDKAGAGMAFADAANAYKKIDAGKAKTMVDMAVRLQLENNRLSGAARLLFEFAASLEEQGSGMDAIPYYEQAMQYFNAEDQKAQAQKCMIAIGKICGENDQYDKALMYYERIANDMLGGPLKFQAQDYFLRAMLCRYAMVNNDNRFERSEECRDALQQYMSADIYLKNTREAEFLQLILEAVTDNDMEKFELGVSLLQDIRKLDDWKTHVLLVVKHNMESLT, from the coding sequence ATGTCCTCCGCCGACTCCATGTTCGCAGATGCGGAcaagaaaacgaagaagaTGTTCTTCAAGGACTTCGAGGGCGCTTTCGACCTTTTCAACAGGGCCGGCGTTCGGTACAAGCTGGACAAGGACTACatgcgcgccggcgaggccTACTCGCGTGCCGGCGACTGTGCGGTGAAGCTTGGCGACAAGGCGGGCGCCGGTATGGCCTTTGCCGACGCCGCGAATGCCTACAAGAAGATCGACGCGGGCAAGGCCAAGACGATGGTTGACATGGCAGTGCGTCTGCAGCTTGAAAACAACCGCCTgtccggcgcggcgcggcttcTCTTCGAGTTCGCTGCCTCTCTCGAGGAACAGGGGTCCGGCATGGACGCTATCCCATATTATGAGCAAGCCATGCAGTACTTCAACGCCGAGGACcagaaggcgcaggcgcagaaGTGCATGATCGCGATAGGGAAGATCTGCGGCGAGAACGACCAGTATGACAAAGCCCTCATGTACTACGAACGCATCGCCAACGACATGCTTGGCGGCCCTCTCAAGTTCCAGGCGCAGGACTACTTCCTACGGGCGATGCTATGCCGCTACGCCATGGTAAACAACGACAACCGCTTCGAGAGGAGCGAGGAGTGCCGCGACGCACTGCAGCAGTACATGTCTGCCGACATCTACCTAAAGAACACGCGCGAGGCGGAGTTCCTGCAGCTCATCCTGGAGGCCGTCACCGACAACGACATGGAGAAGTTTGAGCTCGGCGTGTCGCTACTGCAGGACATTCGAAAGCTGGACGACTGGAAGACGCATGTGCTGCTTGTGGTGAAGCACAACATGGAGAGCCTCACGTAA
- a CDS encoding putative separin, whose protein sequence is MTSSQSALLRTLHDAITHTLRNADEVAALVDAAVQLSSLRYRPLASSWDLPKLLSSALRTQINTRMRSSAAVASSVSPASLCRVLAAAWRLCPLVTLPLPRAAADGCTSPTSIALLLSLSDEDVERVGREISSLENAPCSSNAAEPSARDTATAVVTSLLLYWHMLCAEAQEVTAESEETFRRVSATVWRCLQRWAAADGCDEMRRALLKAWVSTVLRRALLCTSGLCVMSAVTLLDTVVPPSIDTTTPMAFASCDPSNSGLSELWARLHLRVCQHVMEDMRARQAAFSAEWSRSVVPVLTRAFAQEPPLLSPSFTNVIQFAEPLDTSLGELMRVVHRMRRCALGSSATSQAVDLASCVSADTLAPLLCLARLSRRLAEAGVPIAPFATANTYRAYVAPLIAVSLRWGLVAEACVLLDWFASALDDRGTHWQRRLHRILDSLTPDASSATPGNSLTRLHGQEGGLPYFEWLEELQCTSSTALDVLATCDDVRQLRPVCDALLRHRPAEWATEVLQDPFAPFFILSGVTRLIEALLQARDAPLARFYVTLLGRLLPRCPCPTQLQVFLRVVHRLATVLTTTHLSAADYAAPDSLYGAALARWQRLKTALEHVDAELSDADGADGSRHVDWPRQNTAGLAWDARKHLQCFCAPRRVENVRTAASAQITPQSPAVALGTVVVLCYVPAGSQSEGEGLLWLRRTRASATCPSGEQRVQDQQLLSLTARCPVGGALRSCAAEMADVMNRNRAQLMRGDASAVGETGRCLDSQGSRELAASTSCACQQASDGTAAPIETDAQRQRRRKEAWWCERFELDDRIGRVAASMQDALGAAHMLLLGDPSSSLGGQLQTLAARFACECVRLRGASHCPPVEALQHVTLQVLAAAPYLWKDKTPPRGQTTCWYGPRNARSCACCMQTVKRAQRMLLEAVTALGQLVTAATAAAMESSLSCALASEPANVEECWLALLADRSVQGVVEEMVPAVLNAYYRELTPDAAANAPRDDEERGHHHADLLLVSREHVYLVLDGELHALPWEALGVCQERSVSRVPSLEYLKYCSTDASAVSLQRLLVYRDDAALQHGPSSLTDLITQHPHWEVVYGETLQAATAAARDGSSAVTSPLMRRLLSQCEAASDRIDTYVYAGHKGGEHVAPRGALYDWIPAAAGTPPTLVLLMGCSSARMQASALYDCFGLPFAYLSAGVSCVLGCLWDVTDADIDRLTGRFLQVASQTTADGEGITVGECLAVARRACKLQYLTGMATVFYGVNCYVTAAREDNSKGAA, encoded by the coding sequence ATGACGTCATCCCAGAGTGCCCTGTTGCGCACCCTCCATGATGCCATCACCCACACCTTGCGCAATGCCGACGAGGTTGCGGCACTagtcgacgccgcggtgcaACTCTCCTCCTTACGCTATCGACCCCTCGCATCGTCGTGGGATCTGCCGAAATTGCTCTCGTCCGCGTTACGCACGCAGATcaacacgcgcatgcgctcgtctgcggcagtggcgagcAGCGTCAGCCCAGCCTCTCTGTGTCGCgtgctggcagcggcgtggcggctgTGTCCGCTGGTGacgttgccgctgcctcgtgcAGCCGCCGACGGTTGCACCTCACCGACCAGCATTGCTTTGCTTCTGTCGCTCAGCGATGAAGACGTGGAACGGGTGGGACGGGAGATTTCGTCGCTGGAGAACGCTCCGTGTTCTTCGAATGCAGCAGAGCCGTCTGCTCGTGACACAGCAACCGCTGTTGTGACGTCGCTACTGCTCTACTGGCACATGCTCTGCGCCGAAGCGCAGGAAGTCACtgcagagagcgaggaaaCGTTTCGGCGGGTGTCAGCGACGGTGTGGCGGTGTCTGCAGCGCTGGGCCGCGGCTGACGGCTGTGATGAGATGCGCCGTGCACTCCTCAAAGCATGGGTGAGTacagtgctgcggcgcgcgctATTGTGCACGAGTGGCTTGTGCGTGATGAGCGCTGTAACGCTGTTGGACACCGTCGTGCCGCCGAGCATAGACACGACGACGCCCATGGCTTTTGCCTCGTGCGATCCGTCGAACAGTGGACTGAGCGAGCTGTGGGCAAGACTGCACCTGCGCGTCTGCCAACACGTCATGGAGgacatgcgcgcgcgtcaAGCCGCCTTCAGCGCAGAGTGGAGTCGCTCCGTCGTGCCGGTGCTCACTCGCGCTTTCGCGCAGGAGCCACCCTTGCTAtccccctccttcaccaACGTGATACAGTTTGCCGAACCGCTCGACACTTCGCTGGGTGAGCTGATGCGTGTGGTCCACCGTatgcggcggtgcgcgctcGGTAGCAGTGCCACATCGCAGGCGGTTGATCTCGCCTCGTGTGTGAGTGCAGATACCCTGGCCCCGCTCTTGTGTTtggcgcgtctctctcgAAGACTGGCCGAAGCGGGTGTACCGATTGCGCCCTTTGCGACTGCCAACACGTATCGCGCATACGTGGCGCCGTTAATCGCGGTGTCGCTTCGCTGGGGCCTCGTTGCAGAGGCATGTGTGCTCCTGGATTGGTTCGCCAGCGCGCTGGACGATCGTGGAACGCattggcagcggcgcctgcaTCGAATCCTGGACAGTCTTACACCAGACGCGTCCTCTGCAACGCCAGGGAACAGCTTGACAAGACTGCACGGACAAGAGGGCGGTCTGCCATACTTCGAGTGGCTTGAAGAGCTTCAGTGCACCTCCTCAACGGCTCTGGACGTGCTGGCCACTTGCGATGATGTcaggcagctgcggccggTATGTGACGCCcttctgcgccaccgccctgCGGAGTGGGCCACGGAGGTACTCCAGGACCCGTTTGCCCCATTCTTTATCCTTAGCGGAGTCACGCGCCTGATTGAGGCACTACTGCAGGCCCGCGATGCTCCGCTGGCACGCTTCTACGTGACTCTGCTGGGGCGCCTCCTTCCGCGTTGCCCCTGCCCGACACAACTCCAAGTATTCCTGCGCGTTGTGCACCGCCTGGCCACCgtgctcaccaccacccacctcTCCGCTGCAGACTACGCGGCTCCAGACAGCCTCTACGGAGCGGCCTTGGCAAGGTGGCAACGTCTGAAGACCGCCCTAGAGCACGTGGACGCAGAGCTCTCCGACGCGGACGGCGCGGACGGCTCAAGGCATGTTGACTGGCCACGGCAGAACACCGCGGGTCTTGCGTGGGACGCTCGGAAGCATCTTCAATGTTTCTGCGCGCCCAGAAGAGTAGAGAACGttcgcaccgccgcctctgctcaGATCACGCCCCAATCCCCAGCTGTCGCCCTGGGCACCGTTGTGGTGCTCTGCTACGTCCCCGCCGGCTCGCAGAgtgaaggggaggggctgctgTGGCTCCGGCGCACTCGGGCCAGCGCCACGTGTCCCTCAGGAGAGCAGCGGGTGCAGgaccagcagctgctcagcCTAACGGCGCGCTGCCCTGTGGGGGGAGCGCTGAGGTCATGTGCAGCTGAGATGGCAGACGTGATGAACCGAAACCGAGCACAACTGATGCGGGGCGACGCAAGCGCAGTCGGGGAGACGGGTCGGTGCCTTGACAGCCAAGGCTCACGTGAACTCGCCGCAAGCACAAGCTGCGCGTGCCAGCAAGCAAGCGACGGTACCGCGGCGCCGATCGAAACGGATGctcagcgacagcgacggcgcaaGGAGGCGTGGTGGTGTGAACGGTTCGAGCTTGACGATCGTATTGGCCGGGTCGCAGCGTCCATGCAAGATgccctcggcgcggcgcatatgctgctgctcggcgaccCCAGTTCCTCTCTCGGTGGCCAGCTGCAAACACTGGCAGCGCGTTTTGCttgcgagtgtgtgcgcctccgcgGTGCCAGTCACTGCCCTCCTGTGGAGGCCTTGCAGCACGTCACTCTGCAAGTTCTTGCGGCGGCTCCGTACCTGTGGAAAGATAAGACACCGCCTCGTGGGCAGACCACGTGCTGGTACGGCCCCCGCAACGCACGCAGTTGCGCGTGCTGTATGCAGACAGTGAAGCGCGCGCAAAGGATGCTGCTCGAGGCGGTCACGGCTCTGGGGCAGTTGGTcactgccgccacagcagcagcgatggagTCCTCTTTGTCGTGTGCACTCGCTAGCGAGCCCGCGAACGTGGAGGAATGCTGGCTGGCGCTGTTGGCGGATAGGTCGGTGCAGGGTGTTGTGGAAGAAATGGTGCCGGCTGTGTTGAACGCGTACTACCGCGAGCTCACCccagacgccgccgcgaacGCTCCGCGTGATGATGAGGagcgcggccaccaccatgCGGACTTGCTCCTTGTCTCACGCGAGCACGTGTACCTGGTGCTGGACGGAgagctgcacgcgctgcctTGGGAAGCTCTGGGTGTGTGCCAAGAGCGTAGCGTCTCTCGCGTGCCATCGCTCGAATACCTGAAGTactgcagcaccgacgcgTCGGCCGTATCCCTGCAGCGCTTGCTTGTCTACCGCGatgacgcggcgctgcagcacggcccctCCAGCCTTACGGATCTCATCACGCAGCACCCACATTGGGAAGTGGTCTACGGAGAAACGCTGCAGGCAGCAactgcggcggcacgagacggcagcagcgccgtcacatCGCCGCTaatgcgccgcctcctctcccagTGTGAGGCGGCGAGCGATCGCATAGACACGTATGTGTACGCTGGTCACAAGGGCGGGGAGCACGTGGCCCCTCGCGGAGCACTGTACGACTGGATtcccgctgcagccggcacACCCCcgacgctggtgctgctgatgggCTGCAGCTCTGCTCGCATGCAGGCCAGCGCGCTCTACGACTGCTTTGGCCTGCCCTTCGCATACCTCAGTGCAGGCGTGTCGTGCGTTCTGGGTTGCCTGTGGGACGTCACGGACGCCGACATTGACCGCCTCACGGGTCGCTTTCTCCAAGTGGCCAGTCAGACGACGGCGGACGGCGAAGGCATAACCGTCGGGGAGTgcctggcggtggcgcgccggGCCTGCAAGCTGCAGTACCTGACAGGCATGGCCACCGTCTTCTATGGCGTGAACTGTTACGTGACGGCTGCGAGGGAGGACAACAGCAAGGGTGCTGCGTGA
- a CDS encoding phosphatase-like protein translates to MPTVPFTGQVRMEWYQSVEQIHFTFYVKDRTADDVVVTKTATSLEVAIRLDDNGREYSCSYDPLFADLTGDAASISVRPMKVEVSVAKAQPYQWPALERKASAEGAVVPPIGGAPEIALPVTAKDLKYPNSKGKDWSALKLEVEEDAKPEGEAALNKLFQQIYGDGSDEQRRAMIKSFTESGGTVLSTNWDDVKKKKVEAQPPKGMEAKTISE, encoded by the coding sequence ATGCCAACGGTGCCCTTCACAGGCCAGGTGCGGATGGAATGGTATCAGTCCGTGGAGCAGATCCACTTCACCTTCTATGTCAAGGACCGCACAGCGGACGACGTCGTCGTGACGAAAACCGCCACGTCGCTCGAGGTGGCTATCCGCCTCGATGACAACGGACGCGAGTACAGCTGCAGCTACGATCCGCTGTTTGCGGATCTGACGGGTGATGCCGCGTCCATCTCGGTGCGTCCCATGAAGGTCGAGGTCTCCGTGGCGAAGGCCCAGCCGTACCAATGGCCGGCTCTGGAGCGCAAAGCCAGCGCAGAGGGCGCAGTGGTGCCCCCGATCGGTGGCGCGCCAGAGATCGCGCTTCCTGTAACGGCCAAGGACCTCAAGTACCCGAACAGCAAGGGCAAGGACTGGAGCGCGCTGaagctggaggtggaggaggacgcaAAGCCGGAAGGAGAGGCGGCCCTCAACAAACTGTTCCAGCAAATCTACGGCGACGGTTCcgatgagcagcgccgcgcgatGATCAAGTCCTTCACGGAGAGTGGTGGCACGGTGCTTTCCACCAACTGGGACGACGTaaaaaagaagaaggtggaggcgcagccgccAAAGGGTATGGAAGCGAAGACTATTTCGGAGTAG